In Aquiflexum balticum DSM 16537, a single genomic region encodes these proteins:
- a CDS encoding sensor histidine kinase: MILLIFVACQNGGKEPLPFNASPNLGQTVKEAWAATDSILITNGLFNPGITRYSWWIKTKISNPGLETELFFLVFNNPHINRLEVYVNGSESVIFTMGDRFPFHQRPYQDRDFVIPFALESGESRDVLLLTDKAGETLLLEPQLLNEGDFWQKRTRENLLVGLLVGWLLIIFLFAVFYAWELKEWSALFYALYIMSTLIWFVSHWGLGFQFLWPENVEWTGKSRPYLNLVTNIFFLGVILSFFPPKKHGKIIGIILWVFLIVQSILLFQSSFENEIKVSISSKMIFLYFTFFASILMTLLVLWYLIIQWRAKVPYAGFYLAGVLFLLFFNVILQLHQSGVDLGLPYFFFSFGSGFGLMGETTLITIAFAKRAASFKEEKEQLALEMLVQEKKVADQLIQVQEDERSRLARDLHDSIGGMLSSIYLKADKIEKMSHPTEETTQLKLLIKQSIEEARGLSHNLTPPHLDELGLEKALHNLIQSVTEQNNIKVKYYFKVKLSLTKPLELMLYRICSELLYNIIKHANAQEALVQLTSEDQTLEIILEDDGKGMDTQKKIQGIGLKNIRERVNYLKGDLHIDSNENGTTVIIHVPIKSSKE; this comes from the coding sequence TTGATCCTACTAATCTTTGTGGCCTGTCAAAATGGCGGCAAAGAGCCATTACCTTTTAATGCCTCCCCTAATTTGGGCCAAACTGTAAAGGAGGCCTGGGCAGCCACTGATTCCATTTTGATTACCAATGGACTATTTAATCCGGGGATTACCCGATATTCTTGGTGGATAAAAACCAAAATAAGCAATCCCGGCCTGGAAACAGAATTGTTTTTTCTTGTTTTCAATAATCCTCATATCAACCGGTTGGAGGTTTATGTCAATGGTTCTGAGTCAGTAATATTTACCATGGGTGATCGGTTTCCATTTCATCAGCGGCCCTATCAGGACAGGGACTTTGTAATTCCATTTGCATTGGAAAGCGGGGAATCCAGAGATGTGTTATTGCTGACAGACAAAGCTGGAGAAACATTGCTTTTAGAACCTCAATTACTGAATGAAGGTGATTTTTGGCAAAAACGGACGAGGGAAAACCTCTTAGTTGGATTATTGGTGGGCTGGCTGTTGATTATCTTTCTGTTTGCAGTTTTTTATGCATGGGAATTAAAGGAATGGAGTGCCCTGTTTTACGCCTTGTACATCATGTCTACCCTCATTTGGTTTGTCAGCCACTGGGGATTGGGTTTTCAATTTCTCTGGCCAGAAAATGTTGAGTGGACAGGGAAATCAAGACCTTATTTGAATTTGGTTACCAACATATTTTTTCTTGGTGTCATCCTGAGTTTTTTTCCTCCAAAAAAACATGGGAAAATCATCGGGATAATTCTATGGGTATTTCTTATAGTACAGTCAATTCTCTTATTCCAGTCATCGTTTGAAAATGAAATAAAAGTTTCCATTTCCAGCAAGATGATTTTTCTTTACTTTACTTTTTTTGCTTCAATTCTAATGACCCTTTTGGTTCTATGGTATCTGATCATCCAATGGCGGGCAAAAGTTCCTTATGCAGGATTCTATTTAGCAGGTGTACTGTTCCTGCTTTTTTTTAATGTCATATTGCAGTTACATCAATCAGGAGTTGATTTGGGATTACCCTATTTCTTCTTCAGTTTTGGAAGTGGGTTTGGGCTGATGGGCGAAACCACTTTGATTACCATCGCCTTTGCCAAAAGGGCTGCGTCATTCAAAGAAGAAAAGGAACAATTGGCCTTGGAAATGCTCGTCCAAGAAAAGAAAGTGGCAGATCAATTGATCCAAGTGCAGGAAGATGAAAGAAGCCGCTTGGCCAGAGATCTTCATGACAGTATCGGGGGAATGTTGTCCAGTATTTACCTGAAAGCTGACAAAATTGAAAAAATGAGCCATCCTACTGAAGAAACTACCCAACTGAAGCTACTGATCAAACAAAGCATCGAGGAAGCAAGAGGACTAAGTCATAACCTCACCCCACCCCACTTGGATGAATTGGGATTGGAAAAAGCACTTCACAACCTTATCCAGTCAGTCACCGAGCAAAACAATATCAAGGTCAAATATTATTTTAAGGTAAAATTGTCCCTTACAAAACCTCTTGAGTTGATGTTGTACCGGATCTGTAGCGAGCTTCTATATAATATCATCAAACATGCCAATGCCCAGGAAGCATTGGTGCAGCTGACTTCGGAAGACCAAACATTGGAAATCATATTGGAAGATGATGGAAAAGGCATGGATACCCAGAAAAAAATCCAAGGAATCGGTTTAAAAAACATAAGAGAAAGGGTTAATTACCTCAAAGGAGATTTACATATTGATTCGAATGAAAATGGGACAACTGTCATCATTCATGTCCCTATAAAATCAAGCAAAGAATGA
- a CDS encoding PorP/SprF family type IX secretion system membrane protein: MKNIFVSVFFCLVFIFSAKSQIDPKLSVFTFNPLFYNPAFAGSGGGLSVIGIHSSQFTGFDGAPQTQYLSAHGLWEESNLGFGLDVVNDQFGATKETGLNANISYFLRLTSSLRLAFGMKAGMNSVRIDYSNLNISDPDEDIIQNSQFNMIQPNVGFGFYLFSESFYFGLSTPSVFMADRYDPFELGVSVQDASYFLMTGLRLPVNDVVTISPNILARRLTGAPTSYLTSVIADFSGDAFFGFNWEYKSSVGLMGGFRFGEQFKGGYAFDFPTNSLGRYTRGTHTLFVSFNLDRFQRASNMPCFYY; this comes from the coding sequence ATGAAAAATATATTTGTTTCGGTATTCTTTTGTTTGGTTTTCATTTTCTCAGCTAAGTCCCAAATAGATCCCAAACTCTCTGTTTTCACCTTCAATCCATTATTCTACAATCCTGCTTTTGCTGGTTCAGGAGGTGGATTGAGTGTGATTGGCATCCACAGTTCACAGTTTACGGGTTTTGATGGTGCCCCTCAGACCCAATACCTTTCTGCCCATGGGCTTTGGGAAGAAAGCAATCTTGGATTTGGATTGGATGTCGTCAATGACCAGTTTGGGGCCACCAAGGAAACAGGATTGAATGCAAATATTTCCTATTTTTTGCGACTTACTTCCAGTCTGCGATTGGCTTTCGGGATGAAGGCAGGTATGAACAGTGTAAGGATTGATTACAGCAACCTGAATATTTCCGATCCGGATGAGGATATCATTCAGAACTCCCAATTCAATATGATCCAACCCAATGTGGGTTTTGGTTTTTACCTGTTTTCTGAAAGCTTCTATTTTGGACTTTCCACGCCAAGCGTTTTCATGGCAGACAGGTATGACCCATTTGAACTTGGCGTAAGTGTACAGGATGCCAGTTATTTCCTGATGACCGGTCTCAGGTTACCTGTAAATGATGTGGTTACAATATCACCAAATATTTTGGCCAGGAGGTTGACAGGTGCACCTACGAGTTACCTGACTTCGGTGATAGCCGATTTTTCGGGGGATGCTTTTTTTGGATTCAATTGGGAATATAAATCCAGTGTGGGATTGATGGGCGGTTTCAGGTTTGGCGAGCAATTCAAGGGCGGCTATGCTTTTGATTTTCCAACTAACAGCCTTGGACGGTATACAAGAGGTACTCACACGCTTTTTGTCAGCTTCAATTTGGACCGGTTTCAAAGGGCTTCAAATATGCCCTGTTTTTACTATTGA
- a CDS encoding Ig-like domain-containing protein — protein sequence MEYQNGYISTKIKSILFFVLLFLIFGGQLSAQETITDIDGNVYETVLIGNQRWITSNLRVKTYRNGDPIPQIQDPIAWSNARFGAWCYFNNDPATEEEYGVLYNAYSFLDPRGLAPEGSYVTSMCDWAELYITLEGRNIDYYDNKMADKIKVPEFFNNDNQPNPIFHSNPTNSSGLSIRSGGWRTGTIETNDKGFFYEGIIYGGGTYHWTTTQDGEKNGLPLFRYAEVYRQSPRWDGLSKTVADWGKPIRVIVGVEAEKFTYVTQEQAFCGSNQVSQLQFSVQKPNSFGCTDWLEPNCYIQYKWYKDIDLTLLADPNEVMKDGDIYYGKAVHVAFNSNFDLAPPCKEEILEVTVRVLEPKKPTGPENQVRCAGGTIEDLTAVGDEIRWYPSLTSTTALAPGTVLQNNRLYYAENRIGSCVHPERLRVQVELVSPSAPVAANNQEICEGRLLADLEVDGENLIWFSESGDILPVETAVGDGILYFVASVVGDCESPRTAIRVVLGGPTAPLGEENQNFCPGTLISDMVVSGEDIRWYGSPTGMDQLSLNIPLENGKTYYASQKVDGCEGSNRKAVRVFLLDVPLVSAVTQQEFCNAATLAGLQATGTNIRWYSDQNLTKLLTLDNPLENKTYYATQTLNGCEGAALAVQVTINTVTMPQGDMEQGFCTGALVSDLIATGTDIRWYANPTGGTLLANNLLLQNGNTYYAEQTVDGCTSASRLAVRISVSSTDLPTASANQTLCTGAVVSEIEIEGENIRWYASTTGDALLTNSELLVSGKTYYATQTIGGCESASRRAVQVRVVNVPNFTAPQNQAFCNTATVSNLQATGSNISWYADQNLTTFLSPTSPLENGRTYYATQTQEGCQSTAVAVKVSIIVVAPPSGNSEQEFCNSAFVSELNATGTSIQWFSTASGGNPLAGNLPLQDGASYYAEQTVDSCPSATRLAVRVRINTPQLPGGPSQQEFCEGALVSELQASGTNLIWYRNATGQETMNPNDPIQDGGSYFVSQRIGDCESARKEIRASIISVQPAIVEGEQQFCESDSPTVANLFAVGESIRWYSSATGGQPLSENERLMDGQTYYAVNVSARGCESSTRATVRVIVQPCEVEVFNMVTRDGNNKNEYLKISNIESFPDNRLEIYNRYGVLVWAADGYGQNGKFFNGESNQLDISQPELGLPTGNYLYALTYKKPGSTLPIRETGYLYLLNSQRK from the coding sequence ATGGAGTATCAAAATGGATATATAAGTACCAAAATTAAATCAATTTTATTTTTTGTATTGCTGTTTTTAATTTTTGGAGGCCAGCTTTCTGCCCAGGAAACCATCACCGACATCGATGGGAATGTGTATGAAACCGTGCTGATAGGCAATCAGCGCTGGATTACCAGCAACCTGAGAGTGAAGACATACCGGAATGGTGACCCTATTCCACAGATTCAAGATCCCATAGCCTGGAGTAATGCAAGGTTTGGTGCATGGTGTTATTTTAATAATGACCCTGCAACCGAAGAAGAGTACGGTGTTTTGTACAATGCCTATTCATTTTTAGATCCCAGAGGATTGGCACCTGAGGGAAGTTACGTAACCTCTATGTGTGATTGGGCGGAATTATACATCACGCTGGAAGGAAGAAATATTGACTATTATGATAACAAAATGGCCGATAAAATTAAAGTTCCTGAATTTTTCAATAATGACAATCAACCTAATCCCATTTTTCATTCCAATCCAACAAATTCTTCAGGATTATCCATAAGGTCTGGTGGTTGGCGAACTGGAACCATAGAAACCAATGACAAAGGTTTCTTTTACGAAGGAATAATTTATGGCGGAGGTACTTATCATTGGACTACGACCCAAGATGGAGAAAAAAATGGTTTACCGCTATTCCGATATGCTGAAGTATACAGGCAATCTCCTAGGTGGGACGGACTAAGTAAAACTGTAGCTGACTGGGGTAAGCCTATAAGGGTCATCGTGGGAGTGGAGGCTGAAAAGTTCACTTATGTTACTCAAGAACAAGCTTTTTGTGGAAGTAATCAAGTCAGTCAACTTCAGTTTTCGGTACAGAAACCCAATAGCTTTGGATGTACAGATTGGCTCGAGCCCAATTGCTACATTCAATATAAGTGGTATAAGGATATTGATCTAACATTATTAGCCGACCCAAACGAAGTAATGAAGGATGGTGATATTTACTATGGAAAGGCCGTTCATGTTGCTTTCAATTCGAATTTTGATTTGGCTCCACCATGCAAGGAAGAAATCCTCGAAGTGACAGTCCGCGTTCTTGAACCAAAGAAGCCAACAGGACCGGAGAATCAGGTGCGCTGTGCCGGAGGGACGATAGAAGACCTGACTGCGGTCGGAGATGAAATCCGTTGGTATCCAAGCCTTACTTCCACTACAGCACTTGCACCGGGTACCGTGCTCCAAAACAACCGCCTTTACTATGCAGAGAACAGGATAGGGTCCTGCGTTCACCCTGAACGGTTGAGGGTGCAGGTGGAACTGGTAAGTCCTTCTGCCCCTGTGGCGGCAAACAATCAGGAAATCTGCGAGGGCAGGCTGCTTGCTGACCTTGAAGTGGATGGGGAAAACCTGATATGGTTTTCGGAATCCGGAGACATCCTTCCTGTGGAAACAGCGGTAGGGGATGGCATTCTTTATTTTGTTGCCAGTGTCGTGGGTGACTGTGAAAGCCCGAGAACGGCCATCAGGGTAGTTTTGGGAGGACCGACAGCTCCCCTAGGAGAAGAAAACCAGAATTTCTGTCCGGGTACGCTGATATCCGATATGGTGGTATCGGGAGAAGATATCCGCTGGTACGGATCTCCCACAGGTATGGATCAACTGTCATTAAATATCCCTCTGGAAAACGGCAAAACCTATTATGCCAGTCAGAAGGTGGACGGCTGCGAGGGCAGCAACAGGAAGGCAGTTAGGGTATTTCTATTAGATGTTCCCCTGGTTTCCGCTGTCACTCAGCAAGAATTCTGCAATGCTGCCACACTGGCCGGGCTTCAAGCCACGGGTACAAACATCCGCTGGTATTCGGATCAGAACCTGACCAAATTACTGACTTTGGACAATCCTCTCGAAAATAAAACTTACTATGCCACACAGACCCTTAACGGCTGTGAGGGTGCAGCACTTGCCGTACAGGTAACAATCAATACGGTAACTATGCCACAGGGAGATATGGAACAGGGATTTTGTACAGGGGCCTTAGTTTCTGACCTAATTGCCACGGGTACGGATATCCGTTGGTATGCGAATCCCACAGGAGGAACTCTACTTGCCAACAATCTTCTGCTACAGAACGGGAACACTTATTATGCGGAGCAAACAGTGGACGGATGTACGAGTGCGTCAAGGCTGGCGGTCAGGATATCTGTTTCCTCGACGGACCTGCCTACGGCCTCAGCAAATCAGACCTTGTGTACGGGAGCGGTTGTATCGGAAATAGAAATTGAAGGAGAGAATATCCGCTGGTATGCCTCAACCACAGGCGATGCCTTGTTGACCAATAGTGAACTTCTTGTCAGCGGAAAGACATATTATGCCACCCAAACAATAGGGGGCTGTGAAAGTGCATCCAGAAGAGCAGTACAGGTAAGGGTGGTCAATGTGCCCAATTTTACAGCCCCGCAGAATCAGGCCTTCTGCAATACCGCCACGGTAAGCAACCTGCAAGCCACGGGAAGCAATATCAGTTGGTATGCAGACCAAAACCTTACCACATTTCTTAGCCCGACCAGTCCATTGGAAAACGGCAGGACCTATTATGCCACCCAGACCCAGGAGGGATGTCAGAGCACAGCGGTAGCAGTAAAGGTATCCATCATAGTGGTGGCTCCTCCATCAGGAAACTCAGAGCAGGAATTCTGCAACAGTGCTTTTGTCAGTGAGCTGAATGCGACAGGTACCTCCATCCAATGGTTCAGCACTGCCTCGGGCGGTAACCCTTTGGCGGGTAACCTGCCACTTCAGGACGGTGCCAGCTACTATGCGGAACAGACTGTGGACAGCTGCCCAAGTGCAACAAGGCTTGCCGTCAGGGTCAGGATAAATACCCCACAATTACCGGGAGGTCCTTCCCAACAGGAGTTCTGCGAAGGGGCCTTGGTATCTGAGCTTCAGGCTTCGGGAACCAACCTGATTTGGTACAGGAATGCTACGGGTCAAGAAACAATGAACCCCAATGATCCCATACAGGACGGGGGAAGCTATTTTGTAAGCCAAAGGATAGGAGACTGTGAAAGTGCGAGGAAAGAGATCAGGGCATCGATCATAAGTGTACAGCCTGCTATAGTGGAAGGGGAACAGCAGTTCTGCGAATCGGATTCGCCCACAGTGGCCAATCTGTTTGCAGTTGGGGAAAGCATCAGGTGGTACAGCAGTGCCACGGGAGGACAGCCGCTGAGTGAAAATGAAAGACTGATGGACGGGCAGACCTATTATGCGGTGAATGTGTCTGCCAGGGGCTGTGAGAGCAGTACCCGCGCTACGGTGAGGGTCATCGTTCAGCCCTGCGAGGTGGAAGTATTCAATATGGTGACGCGTGACGGGAACAATAAGAACGAATACCTTAAAATAAGTAACATCGAATCTTTCCCGGACAACAGACTGGAGATTTATAACCGTTATGGGGTACTGGTCTGGGCTGCAGACGGATACGGCCAGAATGGTAAATTTTTCAACGGCGAATCCAACCAACTCGACATTTCCCAACCCGAACTAGGACTTCCAACCGGCAACTACCTTTACGCATTGACTTACAAAAAACCTGGATCTACTTTACCAATACGCGAAACGGGATACTTATATCTACTCAACTCCCAAAGAAAATAA